Proteins encoded together in one Variovorax paradoxus window:
- a CDS encoding DUF1295 domain-containing protein, translated as MGENPGFMTVALAGLAATAVLAFATWLASLARRDASLIDRVWSLCILAAAGTYFFLLPPQASARAPCMLLIAAAWAVRLSAFISWRNWGHGEDRRYRQIRGRNQPNFELKSLYLVFGLQAVLAWIASAPFLAGMSAGAAMNVLDAIGIALAVFGIAFESIGDAQMARFKADAANKGQVMDRGLWRYTRHPNYFGEACVWWGLWLMAMAGAGWGGAWAAVSPVLMTVLLLKVSGVSLLEKDIAERRPAYRDYIARTNAFVPGPSRGEPR; from the coding sequence ATGGGTGAGAACCCGGGTTTCATGACCGTGGCCCTGGCCGGGCTCGCGGCCACCGCCGTTCTTGCATTCGCGACCTGGCTCGCCAGCCTGGCACGGCGCGACGCCAGCCTGATCGACCGCGTATGGTCGCTTTGCATACTGGCCGCGGCCGGAACCTACTTTTTTTTGCTGCCGCCGCAAGCGTCGGCGCGTGCGCCTTGCATGCTGCTGATCGCCGCCGCGTGGGCCGTGCGGCTCAGCGCTTTCATCAGCTGGCGCAACTGGGGCCACGGTGAAGACCGGCGCTACCGCCAGATCCGCGGACGCAACCAACCGAACTTCGAGCTCAAGAGCCTCTACCTGGTGTTCGGCCTGCAGGCCGTGCTGGCGTGGATTGCCTCGGCGCCTTTCCTGGCCGGCATGTCGGCGGGGGCGGCGATGAATGTGCTCGATGCCATCGGCATTGCGCTGGCGGTTTTCGGCATTGCATTCGAGAGCATCGGCGATGCGCAGATGGCGCGCTTCAAGGCCGATGCGGCGAACAAGGGGCAGGTGATGGACCGCGGCCTCTGGCGCTACACGCGGCATCCCAATTACTTCGGGGAGGCTTGCGTCTGGTGGGGGTTGTGGCTCATGGCCATGGCCGGGGCCGGGTGGGGCGGCGCGTGGGCTGCGGTGTCGCCGGTGCTCATGACGGTGCTTCTCCTGAAGGTGTCCGGCGTGAGCCTGCTCGAGAAAGACATTGCCGAACGTCGCCCGGCGTACCGCGACTACATTGCACGGACCAATGCCTTCGTCCCCGGTCCTTCGCGTGGAGAGCCACGATGA
- a CDS encoding DUF2878 domain-containing protein, protein MSRPTRAVQLANLVVFQLAWFAAVLGAAHQWPLAGTACVAGAIGWHLLVSARPAREARLVALACLVGFVIETAVVLQGHIVYPSGQPVPYLAPYWLVSLWGLFAIALNVTMRWLRERLWLACVLGAIVGPLSFASGVRLGGAEFVHAQPALLTLAVVWAVLVPVLVRLSIRFDGVGVPELRHG, encoded by the coding sequence ATGAGCCGGCCCACGCGCGCCGTCCAGCTGGCGAACCTGGTGGTGTTCCAGCTGGCTTGGTTTGCGGCGGTGCTGGGCGCGGCGCACCAGTGGCCGCTCGCGGGCACCGCCTGCGTGGCCGGCGCCATCGGGTGGCATCTGCTCGTCTCGGCCCGCCCGGCACGCGAAGCACGGCTCGTGGCGCTGGCCTGCCTTGTGGGGTTCGTCATCGAGACGGCGGTCGTGCTGCAGGGCCACATCGTCTATCCGTCCGGGCAGCCCGTGCCGTACCTGGCCCCTTATTGGCTGGTGTCGCTATGGGGCCTGTTCGCCATTGCGCTGAACGTGACGATGCGGTGGCTGCGCGAGCGGCTGTGGCTGGCATGCGTGCTCGGTGCCATCGTCGGCCCGTTGTCTTTCGCCTCGGGCGTGCGGCTTGGCGGCGCCGAGTTTGTGCATGCACAGCCGGCGCTGCTCACGCTGGCTGTGGTCTGGGCCGTGCTCGTGCCGGTGCTGGTGCGGCTTTCGATCCGGTTCGACGGCGTCGGCGTTCCGGAGTTGCGCCATGGGTGA
- a CDS encoding SAM-dependent methyltransferase has translation MPQTTDAAIRSVERGLVPDTLVRLGIRRLLRARLAELEGGAAEETADLTEVFLREMRSAPLALLPQKANEQHYEVPAGFFGAVLGNHRKYSSCYWPDGTKTLMQAEAAALEATCERAQLRDGQHVLELGCGWGSLTLWMAERYPASRITALSNSHSQREYIEVEATRRGLHNVRVVTRDFNDFHTADRFDRIVSVEMFEHLRNWPRAFANVARWLRPEGRFFMHVFAHRDAPYAFEERDASDWMSRHFFSGGMMPCDSLALRCQDDLRVLKQWRWDGTHYQRTAEAWLTNMDGRRMMLFPLFRRTYGADAELWWTRWRLFFMSVAELFGYESGQRWWVSHYLFERRA, from the coding sequence ATGCCGCAAACCACTGATGCAGCCATCCGATCGGTCGAGCGGGGCCTGGTGCCCGACACCCTCGTGCGGCTGGGCATTCGGCGCCTGCTGAGGGCCAGGCTGGCCGAACTCGAAGGCGGCGCCGCGGAAGAAACCGCGGACCTCACCGAAGTGTTCTTGCGGGAGATGCGCTCGGCCCCGCTCGCGCTGCTGCCGCAGAAAGCCAACGAACAGCACTATGAAGTGCCCGCCGGCTTCTTCGGTGCCGTGCTGGGGAACCACCGCAAGTACAGCAGTTGCTACTGGCCCGACGGCACTAAAACGCTCATGCAGGCCGAAGCGGCCGCGCTCGAGGCCACCTGCGAGCGTGCGCAGCTGCGCGACGGGCAGCACGTGCTCGAACTCGGCTGCGGCTGGGGCTCGCTCACGCTGTGGATGGCCGAGCGCTATCCCGCGAGCCGCATCACGGCGCTTTCCAATTCGCACTCGCAGCGCGAATACATCGAGGTGGAAGCTACGCGCCGCGGGCTGCACAACGTTCGCGTTGTGACGCGCGACTTCAACGACTTTCATACCGCCGACCGGTTCGACCGCATCGTCTCCGTCGAGATGTTCGAGCACCTGCGCAACTGGCCGCGCGCGTTTGCCAACGTGGCGCGTTGGCTGCGGCCCGAGGGCCGGTTCTTCATGCATGTGTTTGCGCACCGCGACGCACCCTATGCTTTCGAGGAACGCGATGCGAGCGACTGGATGAGCCGCCATTTTTTCTCGGGCGGCATGATGCCGTGCGACAGCCTGGCGCTGCGCTGCCAGGACGACCTGCGTGTGCTCAAGCAATGGCGCTGGGACGGCACGCACTACCAGCGCACCGCCGAAGCGTGGCTCACCAACATGGACGGGCGCCGCATGATGCTGTTTCCGCTCTTCAGGAGAACCTATGGCGCCGACGCCGAACTGTGGTGGACGCGCTGGCGGCTCTTCTTCATGTCCGTGGCCGAGCTCTTCGGCTATGAGAGCGGCCAGCGCTGGTGGGTGAGCCACTACCTGTTCGAGCGCCGCGCATGA
- a CDS encoding LysR family transcriptional regulator — protein sequence MDGLDLIKTFREVAFRRSFSRAAISLGMSKATVSRYVAELEERSGVRLLNRSTRSLSLTDAGQVLLDRSAELVAMAENTLNDLQAHGSHPRGRLRMSAPHGLIAGWLSDVIAEFIKLYPDVYVSLVFTNSEIDLIEEGIDIHLTGGRIDDMNLIVRRLVPFDMVVCASPSYWAQRGIPKVPEDLARHDVLSYSAKPTTHLPFETKGKPVDVQVHSRMEANDAIALIELALRGAGVAYVPEPLAQSHLERGALVPVLREHMPKDHWLYAAYSQRRHNSAAMRAMLDFLEQSMGPAGEPPVFPPMPSVMPAACALSAPRKIAVAPAPAPALGGPKRKSPAEEETLNSFFGR from the coding sequence ATGGACGGTCTCGACCTCATCAAAACATTTCGTGAAGTGGCGTTCAGGCGCAGCTTCTCCCGCGCAGCCATTTCGCTGGGCATGTCGAAAGCCACGGTCAGCCGCTATGTGGCCGAACTCGAAGAGCGCAGCGGCGTGCGCCTGCTCAACCGCTCCACCCGGTCGCTGAGCCTGACGGATGCGGGGCAAGTGCTGCTCGACCGCAGCGCCGAACTGGTGGCCATGGCGGAAAACACGTTGAACGACCTGCAGGCGCATGGCTCGCACCCTCGCGGGCGCCTTCGCATGAGCGCGCCGCACGGGCTGATTGCGGGCTGGCTGTCCGACGTGATTGCCGAATTCATCAAGCTGTACCCCGACGTGTATGTAAGCCTGGTGTTCACCAACAGCGAGATCGACCTGATCGAGGAAGGCATCGACATTCACCTGACGGGCGGGCGCATCGACGACATGAACCTGATCGTGCGCCGGCTGGTGCCGTTCGACATGGTGGTGTGCGCAAGCCCTTCCTACTGGGCGCAGCGCGGTATTCCCAAGGTGCCCGAAGACCTGGCCCGCCACGACGTGCTGAGCTATTCGGCAAAGCCCACCACCCACCTGCCCTTCGAGACCAAGGGCAAGCCGGTCGACGTGCAGGTGCACAGCCGCATGGAAGCCAACGATGCGATTGCGCTCATCGAGCTGGCATTGCGCGGGGCCGGCGTGGCCTATGTGCCCGAGCCGCTGGCGCAGTCGCACCTGGAGCGCGGCGCGCTGGTGCCGGTGTTGCGCGAGCACATGCCCAAGGACCACTGGCTCTATGCCGCTTATTCGCAGCGCCGGCACAACAGCGCCGCCATGCGCGCGATGCTCGACTTTCTGGAGCAGTCGATGGGGCCGGCCGGAGAGCCGCCGGTCTTTCCGCCGATGCCGAGCGTAATGCCCGCTGCGTGCGCGCTTTCTGCCCCGAGAAAGATTGCCGTTGCGCCTGCACCAGCACCGGCACTCGGGGGTCCCAAGCGCAAATCACCTGCAGAAGAAGAAACGCTGAACTCCTTCTTCGGGCGCTGA
- a CDS encoding GNAT family N-acetyltransferase — protein sequence MTTSSPPSSSTSSSLLIRPPAPEDYAAWKPLWDGYNAFYKREGPTALPDEITQATWQRFFDAYEPVHALVAERDGRLVGLAHYLFHRSTTRIEPTCYLQDLFTLESERGRGVGRQLIEGVYAHVKRVGAHRVYWQTHVTNTAGRTLYDKVASHDGFIVYGTLV from the coding sequence ATGACGACCTCTTCTCCCCCGTCTTCTTCTACTTCTTCATCGCTTCTCATCCGCCCTCCGGCGCCGGAAGACTACGCAGCCTGGAAGCCGCTATGGGACGGCTACAACGCCTTCTACAAGCGCGAGGGCCCCACGGCACTGCCCGACGAGATCACGCAGGCAACCTGGCAGCGCTTCTTCGACGCCTACGAGCCGGTGCACGCACTGGTGGCGGAGCGCGATGGCCGGCTGGTGGGCCTTGCCCACTACCTCTTTCACCGCAGCACCACGCGCATCGAGCCCACGTGCTACCTGCAAGACCTGTTCACGCTGGAGTCCGAACGCGGCCGTGGCGTGGGGCGCCAGCTGATCGAAGGTGTGTACGCGCACGTGAAGCGCGTGGGCGCCCACCGGGTGTATTGGCAAACGCACGTCACCAACACCGCAGGGCGCACGCTCTACGACAAGGTGGCCTCGCACGATGGGTTCATCGTGTACGGCACGCTCGTCTGA
- a CDS encoding FABP family protein: MIDSPTMTEDIYTEPNADPDTLANLGPLRAMAGIWEGSRGVDVKPKREGPKTQVYVERYELQPIDPQTNGPQLLYGLRYHTYIHKPGLTKMYHDQVGYWLWEPATGTVLHTLAIPRGQVAMASGHAKAGDTRFTLSAERGSLVNGIVSNPFIEEAFTTLEWNITVTINADGTWSYDQDTVMQIQGRAEPFHHTDRNTLTRVAAPGLNPLAMPDAPAAVVVSPR, from the coding sequence ATGATCGACAGCCCCACCATGACCGAAGACATCTACACCGAGCCGAATGCCGACCCCGACACCCTTGCCAACCTGGGGCCGCTGCGCGCCATGGCCGGCATCTGGGAGGGCAGCCGCGGCGTGGACGTGAAGCCCAAGCGCGAAGGCCCCAAGACGCAGGTCTACGTCGAGCGCTACGAGCTGCAGCCCATCGATCCGCAGACCAACGGCCCGCAGCTGCTGTATGGCCTGCGCTATCACACCTACATCCACAAGCCCGGCCTCACCAAGATGTACCACGACCAGGTGGGCTACTGGCTCTGGGAGCCGGCCACCGGCACGGTGCTGCACACGCTGGCCATTCCGCGCGGCCAGGTGGCCATGGCCAGCGGCCATGCGAAGGCCGGCGACACGCGCTTCACGCTCAGCGCCGAGCGAGGCAGCCTGGTGAACGGCATCGTGTCCAACCCGTTCATCGAAGAGGCCTTCACCACGCTGGAGTGGAACATCACGGTCACCATCAACGCCGACGGCACCTGGTCTTACGACCAGGACACCGTGATGCAGATCCAGGGGCGGGCCGAACCCTTTCATCACACCGACCGCAACACGCTGACGCGGGTGGCCGCGCCCGGGCTCAACCCGCTGGCCATGCCCGATGCGCCTGCGGCGGTGGTGGTCTCGCCTAGATAG
- a CDS encoding hemolysin family protein: protein MDVLLLALLTTLNALFAMSEMALSTSRRARLAALAETGDAGAEAALRLMEEPTHFLSTVQIGITSIGMLSGIVGEAAFAAPLAVWMENLGMGRGTASVVSTAVVVTGITFFTIIFGELVPKRIGQLYPEPVARWVSRPMRGLAKGAKPFVWLLAGATATVLKLLRIDANAARSMTEEEISASLEEGVDAGVIEQHEHQMVRNVFHLDDRRLSSLMIPRADIEWLDASDTVAQALKKVADAGALNIVHSWYPVCRNSLDDVVGVISVAHLLRLGTEHAGVLGQEAAPAVFVPETLTGMELLEQFRERGGRLVFVVDEYGVVQGLMTPRDMLEAITGELQPGTLTDAWARERPDGVWELDGLMPVSELRARLGIRELPEEERGRYNTVAGLLMAVSGHLPEAGEVIECVGWRFEIAALEGRRIDRVLAAPDKPAGHGA from the coding sequence ATGGATGTTCTCCTGCTGGCTTTGCTGACCACGCTGAATGCGTTGTTCGCAATGTCCGAAATGGCCCTTTCAACCAGCCGGCGCGCGCGCCTGGCAGCGCTGGCCGAGACAGGAGACGCCGGCGCCGAGGCCGCGCTCCGGTTGATGGAGGAACCGACCCATTTCCTCTCGACCGTGCAGATCGGCATCACGTCGATCGGCATGCTCAGCGGTATCGTGGGCGAAGCCGCCTTTGCCGCTCCGCTCGCAGTCTGGATGGAAAACCTCGGCATGGGCCGCGGCACGGCCAGCGTGGTTTCCACCGCCGTGGTGGTCACCGGCATTACCTTCTTCACCATCATCTTCGGCGAGCTGGTGCCCAAGCGCATCGGCCAGCTCTACCCCGAACCCGTGGCGCGCTGGGTGTCGCGCCCCATGCGCGGGCTGGCCAAGGGCGCCAAGCCGTTTGTGTGGCTGCTGGCGGGCGCCACGGCCACCGTGCTGAAGCTGCTGCGCATCGACGCCAATGCCGCCCGCTCGATGACCGAGGAAGAAATCTCGGCCAGCCTGGAAGAGGGCGTGGACGCGGGCGTGATCGAGCAGCACGAGCACCAGATGGTGCGCAACGTGTTCCACCTGGACGACCGGCGGCTGTCGTCGCTGATGATCCCGCGCGCTGACATCGAATGGCTCGACGCGTCTGACACCGTGGCGCAGGCGCTGAAGAAGGTGGCGGACGCGGGCGCGCTCAACATCGTGCATTCGTGGTACCCGGTGTGCCGCAATTCGCTGGACGACGTGGTGGGCGTGATCAGCGTGGCGCATCTGCTGAGGCTGGGCACGGAGCACGCGGGCGTGCTCGGGCAAGAGGCCGCGCCGGCGGTGTTCGTGCCCGAAACCCTCACCGGCATGGAACTGCTCGAGCAGTTCCGCGAACGCGGCGGCCGCCTGGTGTTCGTGGTCGACGAGTACGGCGTGGTGCAGGGCCTCATGACGCCGCGCGACATGCTCGAAGCCATTACCGGAGAGTTGCAGCCCGGCACGCTCACCGACGCATGGGCCCGCGAGCGGCCCGACGGCGTATGGGAGCTCGACGGGCTGATGCCGGTTTCGGAGCTGCGCGCACGGCTTGGCATTCGCGAGCTGCCCGAGGAGGAGCGCGGGCGCTACAACACAGTTGCCGGTTTGCTGATGGCCGTTTCGGGCCATCTGCCAGAAGCGGGCGAGGTGATCGAATGCGTGGGCTGGCGCTTCGAGATTGCCGCGCTCGAGGGGCGCCGGATCGACCGGGTGCTGGCCGCGCCAGACAAACCGGCTGGGCACGGCGCCTAG
- a CDS encoding symmetrical bis(5'-nucleosyl)-tetraphosphatase: MALYLIGDIQGCDSALQKLLDTIGFSPSRDTVVLLGDLVNRGPDSAAVLRRVQGYGASALSLLGNHDLHLLGVAHGARKPSRKDTLAGLLEAPDSEALLEWVRQQHMALHMQIGGGDLLMVHAGVLPQWTVGETLVLAAEVESVLRGPALGEFLLTMYGNEPAQWSDTLTGSARLRAIVNALTRMRFCSAEGVMEFETKDGAATAPDGFMPWFDVPGRKTANATVAFGHWSTLGWLSRPDLLSTDTGCVWGGCLSAVRIGATLDERELIQVKCEQAQKPG, encoded by the coding sequence ATGGCACTTTACTTGATCGGCGACATCCAGGGCTGCGACAGCGCCCTCCAGAAACTGCTCGACACGATCGGTTTTTCTCCCAGCCGCGACACCGTCGTGCTGCTCGGCGACCTGGTCAACCGCGGTCCCGATTCGGCCGCGGTGCTGCGCCGCGTGCAGGGCTACGGCGCCTCGGCGCTCAGCCTCTTGGGCAACCACGACCTGCACCTGCTGGGCGTGGCGCACGGTGCGCGCAAGCCAAGCCGCAAGGACACGCTGGCGGGGCTGCTCGAAGCGCCAGACAGCGAAGCCCTGCTCGAATGGGTGCGCCAGCAGCACATGGCGCTGCACATGCAGATCGGCGGCGGCGACCTGCTCATGGTGCACGCCGGCGTGCTGCCGCAGTGGACCGTGGGCGAGACGCTGGTGCTGGCGGCCGAGGTCGAATCGGTGCTGCGCGGGCCGGCGCTCGGTGAGTTCTTGCTCACCATGTACGGCAACGAGCCCGCGCAGTGGAGCGATACGCTCACCGGCAGCGCGCGGCTGCGCGCCATCGTGAACGCGCTCACGCGCATGCGCTTCTGCTCGGCCGAGGGCGTGATGGAGTTCGAAACCAAGGACGGCGCCGCCACCGCGCCCGACGGCTTCATGCCGTGGTTCGACGTGCCCGGCCGCAAAACCGCGAATGCCACCGTCGCGTTCGGCCATTGGTCCACGCTGGGCTGGCTTTCGCGGCCCGACCTGCTTTCTACCGACACGGGTTGCGTCTGGGGCGGCTGCCTCAGCGCGGTGCGCATCGGCGCCACGCTGGACGAGCGCGAGCTGATCCAGGTGAAGTGCGAGCAGGCGCAGAAGCCCGGCTGA
- a CDS encoding GNAT family N-acetyltransferase: MSVRHNEYGQAIGPLVPEWTPRSKPPRRPIVGRCCVLEPLDAARHADDLHAAYAMAPDERDWTYLFFDRPADAASTRAYIERAAQGADPMHFAVIDLQSGRAVGTLALMRIDPAHGSIEVGAVVFSPLLKQTPMSTEAQYLLMKLAFDELGYRRYEWKCDSLNEPSRRAALRLGFQFEGIFRQAIVYKGRSRDTAWFSIVDSEWPALRTALERWLAPENFDARGTQRMALDRFRLPRS; encoded by the coding sequence ATGTCAGTTCGCCACAACGAATACGGCCAAGCCATCGGTCCCCTGGTGCCCGAATGGACCCCCCGTTCCAAGCCGCCGCGCCGCCCCATCGTGGGGCGCTGCTGCGTGCTCGAACCGCTCGACGCCGCCAGGCACGCCGACGACCTCCATGCCGCCTATGCAATGGCGCCCGACGAACGCGACTGGACCTACCTGTTCTTCGACCGGCCCGCCGACGCGGCAAGTACCAGGGCCTACATCGAACGCGCCGCGCAGGGCGCAGATCCCATGCACTTCGCGGTCATCGACCTGCAGAGCGGCCGGGCCGTCGGTACGCTGGCGCTGATGCGCATCGACCCGGCCCACGGCAGCATCGAGGTGGGCGCCGTCGTTTTTTCTCCGCTGCTGAAGCAGACGCCCATGTCCACCGAAGCCCAGTACCTGCTGATGAAGCTGGCCTTCGACGAGCTCGGCTACCGCCGCTACGAATGGAAATGCGACAGCCTCAACGAGCCTTCCAGGCGCGCTGCCTTGCGCCTGGGCTTCCAGTTCGAAGGCATCTTCCGGCAGGCGATCGTCTACAAGGGCCGAAGCCGCGACACCGCGTGGTTTTCGATTGTCGACAGCGAATGGCCGGCGTTGCGCACGGCGTTGGAGCGCTGGCTTGCGCCGGAAAATTTCGACGCCCGAGGCACGCAGCGCATGGCGCTCGACCGCTTTCGCCTGCCGCGCAGCTGA